In Agarivorans gilvus, one genomic interval encodes:
- a CDS encoding cation diffusion facilitator family transporter, which produces MEKHNYQRLVTIATWVATCVAVTLLVIKSSAFLYTGAVSILASLIDSLMDMGMSVVNLLAVRYALQPPDKEHSFGHGKAEHLAGMAQAAFITGSAIMLLFSGVTELLDPKAIQHSNAGISVMVISTLITFALVMFQRYVIRKTNNTVIKADSMHYAMDIYMNAAVLVALLLSRFGWYWADGLFAVLIALYICYGAFGIAKDSVQNLLDRQLPESFQIQVLNCALAVPEVMGAHDIRTRQAGQTKFIQLHLELDDKLDLYTAHKIADQVEDKIVELWPEADVLIHQDPQSVVPQEKKLELE; this is translated from the coding sequence GTGGAAAAGCATAATTATCAGCGCTTGGTCACCATAGCTACTTGGGTTGCAACCTGTGTAGCGGTGACCTTGCTTGTTATTAAGAGCAGCGCATTTTTATATACTGGTGCGGTAAGTATTCTCGCTTCACTGATCGATTCCCTGATGGATATGGGAATGTCGGTAGTGAATTTGTTGGCTGTTCGTTATGCCTTGCAACCCCCTGATAAAGAACATAGCTTTGGCCATGGCAAGGCGGAACACCTAGCGGGTATGGCGCAAGCCGCGTTTATCACCGGTTCGGCCATTATGCTGCTATTTAGTGGTGTGACCGAGCTGCTCGACCCCAAAGCTATTCAACATAGCAATGCGGGGATTAGCGTAATGGTGATATCAACCCTAATCACCTTTGCTTTAGTGATGTTCCAGCGCTACGTGATTCGCAAAACCAACAATACCGTGATTAAAGCCGACTCTATGCACTATGCCATGGATATCTACATGAATGCGGCAGTATTGGTGGCCTTGTTATTAAGCCGCTTTGGTTGGTACTGGGCCGACGGTTTGTTTGCGGTGCTGATTGCTCTGTACATTTGTTACGGTGCTTTTGGCATCGCCAAAGACTCGGTGCAAAACCTTTTAGATAGGCAGTTGCCCGAGTCCTTTCAAATACAGGTTTTGAATTGCGCCTTAGCGGTGCCAGAGGTGATGGGGGCACACGATATTCGTACTCGCCAAGCGGGGCAAACTAAATTTATTCAGCTTCATTTGGAGCTAGATGATAAGCTAGATCTTTACACGGCACATAAAATTGCCGATCAAGTAGAAGATAAAATTGTTGAACTGTGGCCTGAAGCTGATGTATTGATCCACCAAGATCCACAGTCTGTGGTCCCGCAGGAAAAGAAATTAGAACTAGAGTAA
- a CDS encoding DUF1653 domain-containing protein: MNIQKGRYRHYKGQDYQVIDTVIHSETEQILVLYRPLYGDAKLWVRPYEMFFETVDVAGEQVPRFALVEALEKE; the protein is encoded by the coding sequence ATGAATATACAAAAAGGCCGCTACCGCCATTACAAGGGGCAAGATTACCAAGTAATCGACACGGTAATACACTCTGAAACCGAGCAAATCTTAGTCTTATATCGCCCCTTATATGGCGACGCAAAGTTATGGGTAAGACCCTATGAAATGTTTTTTGAAACAGTGGATGTAGCAGGGGAGCAAGTGCCTCGTTTCGCTCTTGTTGAGGCACTTGAAAAAGAGTAA
- the zapB gene encoding cell division protein ZapB, with amino-acid sequence MSFEVLEKLEAKIQVAVDSIELLRMEIDELKEQNSKLNDENSRLLQEQQAWQERLKALLGRIEDVHAE; translated from the coding sequence ATGTCCTTTGAAGTATTAGAAAAATTAGAAGCAAAGATCCAAGTTGCGGTTGATAGCATCGAATTGTTGCGTATGGAAATTGATGAGCTGAAGGAACAGAACAGCAAGCTAAATGATGAAAACAGCCGCCTGTTACAAGAGCAACAAGCTTGGCAAGAACGCCTTAAGGCTTTATTAGGCCGAATTGAAGACGTTCACGCCGAGTAG
- the rraA gene encoding ribonuclease E activity regulator RraA — MEYNTSELCDLYADTVDVVEPMFASYGGRNAFGGEITTIKCFENAGLIAQVVQESGTGRVLLIDGGGSLRRALVDVNIAETAAENEWDGIIVYGCVRDVDALEDLDIGIQALASIPVGADADDETGDINIPVNFGGVTFLPEDHIYADTTGVILSPEPLDIE, encoded by the coding sequence ATGGAATACAATACCTCAGAACTTTGTGACCTCTATGCCGACACAGTTGACGTTGTCGAGCCGATGTTTGCTAGTTATGGCGGCAGAAATGCCTTTGGTGGCGAAATCACCACCATCAAGTGCTTTGAAAATGCCGGACTAATTGCGCAAGTGGTGCAGGAGTCTGGAACTGGTAGAGTATTACTGATCGACGGCGGCGGTTCGCTGCGTCGCGCCTTGGTAGATGTGAACATTGCCGAGACAGCTGCCGAGAACGAATGGGATGGCATTATTGTGTATGGTTGCGTGCGCGATGTTGACGCTTTAGAAGACCTAGACATAGGTATTCAAGCACTGGCGTCTATTCCTGTTGGTGCCGATGCCGATGATGAAACTGGGGATATTAACATTCCGGTTAACTTTGGCGGCGTGACCTTCCTACCGGAAGATCACATCTATGCCGATACCACCGGAGTGATTCTTTCACCTGAGCCGCTCGACATAGAGTAA
- the hslU gene encoding HslU--HslV peptidase ATPase subunit has protein sequence MSEMTPREIVSELDNHIVGQADAKRAVAIALRNRWRRMQLDDDLRQEVTPKNILMIGPTGVGKTEIARRLAKLAHAPFIKVEATKFTEVGYVGKEVETIIRDLADVAFKITREQETEKFRYRAEDQAEDRILDALLPPARDSFGHDEKPEESSTRQAFRKKLREGQLDDKEIEIDLAQPQVGVEIMAPPGMEEMTNQLQGMFQNLAGNKDTKKRKLKIKEAFKLLVEEEAAKMINPEELKEKALHAVENNGIVFLDEIDKICKRGEVSGPDVSREGVQRDLLPLVEGSTVNTKHGMVKTDHILFIASGAFQVAKPSDLIPELQGRLPIRVNLSALSAEDFVRILTEPSASLTEQYKALMATEGLNIEFTEDGIRKIADAAWQVNERTENIGARRLHTVMEKLMEELSFVASDNAGQTMVIDADYVSKYLGDLVADEDLSRFIL, from the coding sequence ATGTCGGAAATGACCCCAAGAGAAATTGTCTCAGAACTAGACAACCACATCGTTGGCCAAGCTGACGCCAAACGCGCAGTGGCAATTGCCCTACGTAACCGCTGGCGCCGCATGCAATTGGACGATGATTTACGCCAAGAAGTCACGCCTAAAAACATTCTAATGATTGGCCCAACTGGTGTTGGTAAAACTGAAATCGCCCGCCGTTTAGCCAAGCTTGCTCATGCGCCTTTCATTAAAGTGGAAGCCACCAAATTCACCGAAGTGGGTTATGTGGGTAAGGAAGTGGAAACCATCATTCGCGACTTAGCCGATGTGGCGTTCAAGATTACTCGCGAACAAGAAACCGAAAAGTTTCGTTACCGCGCCGAAGACCAAGCGGAAGACCGCATTCTCGACGCCTTGTTACCTCCCGCACGAGACAGTTTTGGCCACGATGAAAAGCCAGAAGAAAGCTCAACACGTCAAGCCTTCCGCAAGAAACTTCGTGAAGGTCAGTTAGATGACAAAGAGATTGAAATCGACTTAGCTCAGCCGCAAGTGGGTGTAGAGATCATGGCACCTCCTGGTATGGAAGAAATGACCAACCAGCTTCAAGGCATGTTCCAAAACCTAGCGGGCAATAAAGATACCAAGAAGCGAAAGCTGAAAATTAAAGAAGCCTTCAAGCTTTTGGTTGAAGAAGAAGCGGCCAAGATGATCAATCCAGAAGAGCTTAAAGAAAAAGCCCTGCATGCGGTAGAAAACAACGGCATCGTATTCTTAGACGAAATCGACAAGATTTGTAAGCGTGGCGAAGTGTCTGGCCCCGATGTCAGCCGTGAAGGTGTACAGCGAGACTTGCTGCCCTTAGTTGAAGGCTCAACCGTGAATACCAAACATGGCATGGTAAAAACCGATCACATTCTGTTTATTGCCTCGGGCGCTTTCCAAGTTGCCAAACCCTCAGACTTGATTCCTGAGCTACAAGGCCGCTTGCCAATTCGTGTTAACCTGAGCGCCCTAAGCGCCGAAGACTTTGTGCGGATCTTAACCGAGCCTAGCGCCTCACTAACTGAGCAGTACAAAGCGCTGATGGCCACTGAAGGCTTAAACATTGAGTTTACCGAAGACGGCATTCGTAAAATCGCCGATGCAGCGTGGCAGGTAAACGAACGCACCGAAAACATTGGCGCACGTCGCTTACACACGGTAATGGAGAAACTAATGGAAGAGCTTAGCTTTGTCGCTTCAGACAACGCAGGGCAAACCATGGTCATCGATGCCGATTACGTTAGCAAATACCTCGGTGACTTAGTGGCCGACGAAGACCTCAGCCGCTTCATTCTATAG
- the hslV gene encoding ATP-dependent protease subunit HslV, producing MTTIVSVRRNGKVIIAGDGQVSLGNTVMKGNAKKVRRLYHGKVLAGFAGGTADAFTLFERFEAKLEMHQGHLTKAAVELAKDWRTDRMLRKLEALLAVADAEASLIITGNGDVVQPEHDLIAIGSGGPFAQSAALALLENTDLSAREIAEKSLTIAGNICVFTNLNQTIEELDAKA from the coding sequence GTGACTACTATCGTTTCCGTACGCCGCAATGGCAAAGTCATTATTGCTGGCGATGGCCAAGTCTCTCTTGGCAACACCGTAATGAAGGGCAACGCGAAAAAGGTGCGTCGTTTATATCACGGTAAGGTTCTGGCCGGCTTTGCCGGCGGCACAGCCGATGCTTTCACCCTATTCGAACGTTTTGAGGCCAAATTGGAAATGCACCAAGGCCACTTAACTAAAGCTGCAGTTGAGTTGGCCAAAGACTGGCGCACCGACCGCATGCTAAGAAAATTAGAAGCCTTACTGGCGGTAGCCGACGCCGAAGCGTCCTTGATCATCACCGGCAATGGTGACGTAGTTCAGCCCGAACACGACCTCATCGCCATCGGTTCAGGTGGGCCATTCGCCCAATCCGCAGCCCTCGCCCTATTAGAAAACACTGATTTAAGTGCCAGAGAGATTGCCGAAAAAAGCTTAACCATAGCGGGCAATATTTGCGTATTTACCAACTTAAACCAGACTATTGAAGAATTAGACGCTAAAGCCTAA
- a CDS encoding AAA family ATPase: MLILVGGEKGGSGKSCLAQNIAVHLKTSLDANILMVDCDPQRTTSDWIQARNEDESLPGISCIQLYGKIRKDLLSLESGYDFVIVDCGGQDNLAMRAAMSVAKYVLIPLRPKRRDLKTLPHMEDMLSTCKMVNPKMVASFVITQCPSLPSQVTRILEAKEVCRSFGLHVLDSVTFSRNIYDDSEESGRSVIEIDQEGKAAAEIAAIVNELFAIEQEDSHEFI; the protein is encoded by the coding sequence ATGTTAATACTGGTGGGTGGAGAGAAAGGAGGCAGCGGCAAAAGCTGCTTGGCACAAAATATCGCGGTGCATCTTAAAACAAGCCTCGATGCCAATATTCTAATGGTTGATTGCGACCCGCAGCGTACCACATCCGACTGGATACAAGCCCGCAACGAAGATGAGTCCTTACCCGGCATTTCTTGTATTCAACTGTACGGCAAAATTCGCAAAGATCTACTTAGCCTAGAAAGTGGCTACGACTTTGTTATCGTTGATTGTGGTGGCCAAGATAACCTAGCCATGCGTGCCGCTATGTCGGTAGCCAAGTATGTACTTATTCCACTGCGCCCCAAGCGCCGTGACTTAAAAACCCTGCCGCACATGGAAGACATGCTCAGTACCTGTAAAATGGTCAACCCTAAAATGGTTGCCAGTTTTGTCATAACCCAATGTCCTTCATTGCCCAGCCAAGTGACACGTATTCTCGAAGCCAAAGAAGTGTGTCGCTCCTTTGGCCTCCACGTACTCGACTCGGTGACCTTTTCAAGGAACATTTATGATGACAGCGAGGAAAGCGGCCGCTCGGTAATAGAGATAGATCAAGAGGGCAAGGCCGCCGCAGAAATCGCCGCCATCGTTAATGAACTTTTCGCCATAGAACAAGAAGACTCTCATGAGTTTATCTGA
- a CDS encoding PilZ domain-containing protein, whose protein sequence is MENTELEQLDRRRSMRLDLENEPVQINWKDSNGEQQSIEAICIDISRRGMLITHSDDLPIGTKLIVKFTSEQASNTELKAKVARCHRKNFSSYHMFLLLQ, encoded by the coding sequence ATGGAAAACACCGAACTAGAGCAACTTGACCGCCGTCGCTCTATGCGACTCGATCTTGAAAATGAGCCAGTTCAAATTAACTGGAAAGACAGCAACGGCGAGCAACAATCGATTGAAGCTATCTGCATCGACATCTCTCGTAGAGGTATGTTAATCACCCATAGTGACGACTTACCTATCGGCACCAAACTCATCGTAAAGTTCACTTCTGAGCAAGCCAGTAATACCGAACTCAAAGCCAAAGTGGCGCGCTGTCATCGAAAGAACTTTTCCAGCTACCATATGTTTTTGTTATTACAATAG
- a CDS encoding SPOR domain-containing protein, with amino-acid sequence MAKDYVGRSKPKKRTAKSSRAANQPKRFPIPLALAVLAAIIGFAVLLFNIKGTAPTPAPSLSELTPAPSPAKPKAQLPEPPKERSYVKELEQKQVEVEITEQQKPSKPYQMQCASFRSRDRAEESKALIAFAGLESQIKRTEGSNGAWYRVVLGPYPSKRDAERDRHILQRAKINGCQIWHWSF; translated from the coding sequence ATGGCCAAGGACTATGTAGGGCGCAGTAAGCCCAAAAAGCGCACGGCGAAATCTAGCCGTGCGGCGAATCAGCCTAAACGCTTTCCTATTCCGCTAGCACTGGCTGTGCTAGCGGCAATTATTGGATTTGCTGTATTGCTATTTAATATTAAAGGCACAGCCCCTACACCAGCGCCCAGCTTAAGTGAATTAACTCCAGCGCCTAGTCCGGCTAAACCCAAAGCCCAATTACCAGAACCGCCCAAAGAGCGTAGCTACGTAAAAGAGCTTGAACAGAAACAGGTTGAGGTAGAAATTACCGAGCAACAGAAACCGAGCAAGCCCTACCAGATGCAATGCGCGTCCTTCCGCAGTCGAGACCGCGCCGAAGAAAGCAAAGCTCTGATCGCCTTTGCCGGTTTAGAAAGCCAAATTAAGCGTACCGAAGGCAGCAATGGAGCATGGTATCGTGTAGTACTTGGCCCCTACCCAAGCAAACGAGACGCCGAGCGAGATCGCCACATCTTACAGCGTGCTAAAATCAACGGCTGCCAAATTTGGCACTGGAGTTTCTAA
- the argS gene encoding arginine--tRNA ligase has translation MKELIQQLLEQTVIALKQQQLLPEEFEPRIQVDRTKDKAHGDLATNLALMAAKPAGKNPRELAQLIVDNLPQSDLVEKTNIAGPGFINFYLNNDWLASQIEAMANSANANVKPVEQSQTIVVDYSAPNVAKEMHVGHLRSTIIGDAVVRTLEFLGHKVIRANHIGDWGTQFGMLIANLEEIEQRGTDAGSIELADLEAFYRESKVRYDSDEAFAERARNYVVKLQSGDEYCNTMWRKLVDITLNHNQAVYDRLNVSLSKDDVMGESMYNPMLNNIVSDLKQQGLAVEDNGATVVFLDEYKNKDGDPMGVIIQKKDGGFLYTTTDIACAKYRYQELGADRVLYFIDSRQHQHLMQAWSIVRKAGYVPEEVPLEHHAFGMMLGKDGRPFKTRSGGTVKLVDLLEEAEQRAQTIVAEKSRDLDAEQQAQAAKVIAMGAVKYADLSKNRTTDYIFDWENMLAFNGNTAPYLQYAYTRIQSIIRRSELDISALNQAINLEQDAEIALAQKLIQFSDAVHNVANKGMPHMMCNYLYELAGAFMTFYEACPILKDVNEQQKCSRLRLADLTAKVLNQGLSLLGIETLERM, from the coding sequence ATGAAAGAGCTTATTCAACAACTTCTGGAACAAACGGTCATAGCCCTGAAACAACAACAGTTGCTACCTGAAGAATTCGAACCCCGAATTCAGGTCGACCGAACCAAAGACAAAGCTCATGGTGACTTAGCCACCAACCTAGCCCTAATGGCGGCCAAGCCAGCAGGCAAAAACCCGCGTGAATTAGCCCAGCTTATCGTGGACAACCTGCCTCAATCCGACTTGGTTGAAAAAACCAACATCGCCGGACCGGGCTTTATCAACTTTTACTTAAATAACGATTGGTTAGCGAGTCAAATTGAAGCCATGGCTAACTCAGCTAACGCCAACGTTAAGCCAGTAGAGCAAAGCCAAACCATCGTTGTGGACTATTCTGCCCCCAACGTCGCAAAAGAAATGCATGTTGGCCACCTGCGCTCCACCATCATTGGTGACGCGGTAGTTCGCACCTTAGAATTTCTAGGCCACAAGGTGATCCGCGCCAACCACATCGGTGACTGGGGAACCCAGTTCGGTATGTTGATTGCCAACTTAGAAGAAATAGAACAACGCGGTACCGATGCAGGTAGCATCGAGTTAGCCGACTTAGAAGCGTTTTACCGTGAGTCAAAGGTACGCTACGACAGCGACGAAGCCTTTGCCGAGCGAGCCCGCAACTATGTTGTGAAACTGCAAAGTGGCGACGAATACTGCAACACCATGTGGCGCAAACTGGTCGACATTACTCTTAACCACAACCAAGCAGTTTACGATCGCCTGAACGTGTCGCTTAGCAAAGATGATGTGATGGGCGAAAGCATGTACAACCCCATGCTTAACAACATTGTTAGCGATCTTAAACAACAAGGCCTCGCGGTAGAAGACAACGGCGCCACCGTGGTCTTTTTAGATGAATACAAAAACAAAGATGGCGACCCTATGGGCGTGATCATTCAGAAAAAAGACGGTGGCTTCCTCTACACCACCACCGACATTGCCTGTGCTAAATACCGCTACCAAGAGCTAGGCGCTGACCGAGTATTGTATTTCATCGACTCTCGCCAGCATCAGCACTTAATGCAAGCGTGGAGCATCGTTCGTAAAGCCGGTTACGTGCCTGAAGAAGTCCCACTAGAGCACCACGCCTTTGGCATGATGCTAGGTAAAGATGGCCGTCCGTTTAAAACCCGTAGTGGCGGCACCGTTAAATTAGTTGATTTGTTAGAAGAAGCCGAGCAGCGCGCCCAAACCATCGTGGCAGAAAAGTCTCGTGACCTTGATGCCGAACAACAAGCTCAAGCCGCCAAAGTGATTGCGATGGGCGCGGTAAAATATGCCGATTTATCGAAAAACCGCACCACCGATTACATCTTTGATTGGGAAAACATGCTGGCCTTCAACGGTAATACCGCACCTTACTTGCAGTATGCCTATACCCGCATCCAATCGATTATTCGCCGCTCTGAGCTCGATATTAGCGCGCTTAACCAAGCTATCAACTTAGAACAGGATGCAGAAATCGCCTTGGCGCAAAAACTGATCCAATTTAGCGATGCGGTACATAATGTAGCCAACAAGGGTATGCCACACATGATGTGTAACTACCTCTATGAATTGGCTGGAGCCTTCATGACCTTTTACGAAGCCTGCCCAATCCTTAAAGATGTTAATGAGCAGCAGAAGTGCAGCCGCTTGCGCCTAGCCGACCTAACAGCGAAGGTACTAAACCAAGGCTTATCATTACTAGGAATTGAGACCCTGGAACGGATGTAA
- the priA gene encoding primosomal protein N' yields the protein MSIVRVALAIPLRRLFDYSVPQGATLPVIGSRVKVPFAKGEKVGLVVEHPSSSDVAEDKLKPFSESLDQTPLLPDSLFNLLNWASSYYHHSLGDVISQALPALLRKGEPARPKAIEAWRISETAMPINLDDYKRAPKQGVVLASLQQHSPLTEQQCKQQDLSRSAIKTLHDKGIIEKITIHPQAQLWASEDTNKQAPLQLNAEQAIAVAAINQHLGQFQAFLIEGITGSGKTEVYLNVIAEALARGTQALVLVPEIGLTPQTLARFSERFKVPVFAIHSGLNDNERLSAWLKAKRGEAGIIIGTRSAVFTPLAKPGVIIIDEEHDSSFKQQDSFRYHARDLAIVRGRMEKIPVVMGSATPSLESLQNALSGRYAHLSLKQRAGNALQAEQQLLDIRQQPLNSGLSPALIKAMRQELKAGRQVMLFLNRRGYAPALLCHECGHVCECERCEAYFTYHQQPRHLACHHCGSQKAVPQQCSQCGSTNLVTTGLGTEQLEEALLSIFPDYQVARIDRDSTRRKGSLEQLLDDIHQHRYQILLGTQMLAKGHHFPNVTLVALLDIDHALFCSDFRAPERLAQLYVQVAGRAGRANLLGKVILQSHHPEHELLQDLINNGYQHFARFALNERRDTELPPFSFQALFRFESVDGNAVQELSQQVYQLAQPLQQAGTWVFPPSPAPQARRAGKFRMQLLIQAEQRAPLHQLVHQLLPQLEAQKLSRKVRWSLDIDPYDMQ from the coding sequence GTGTCTATAGTTCGCGTCGCTTTAGCAATTCCCCTACGTCGCCTTTTTGATTACAGCGTCCCCCAAGGCGCTACTCTGCCTGTGATAGGTAGCCGAGTGAAGGTGCCTTTTGCTAAGGGAGAAAAAGTGGGTCTGGTAGTGGAACATCCCAGCAGCAGCGATGTTGCCGAAGATAAACTCAAACCCTTTAGTGAAAGCTTAGATCAAACGCCACTGCTGCCCGACAGCTTGTTCAATTTGCTGAACTGGGCCAGTAGCTATTACCACCACAGCTTGGGAGATGTGATCAGCCAAGCCTTGCCGGCGCTATTACGCAAAGGAGAGCCAGCTCGCCCCAAAGCCATTGAAGCTTGGCGTATAAGCGAAACGGCCATGCCGATTAATCTCGATGATTATAAACGCGCCCCCAAACAAGGCGTAGTCTTAGCCAGCTTGCAGCAGCATAGCCCCCTCACCGAGCAACAATGCAAACAACAAGACTTATCGCGCAGCGCCATTAAAACACTGCACGACAAAGGCATCATTGAAAAAATCACCATTCATCCACAGGCACAACTATGGGCCAGTGAAGACACCAACAAACAAGCGCCATTGCAATTAAATGCCGAGCAAGCCATCGCAGTAGCGGCGATTAACCAACACCTTGGTCAGTTTCAGGCCTTTCTTATTGAAGGTATTACCGGCTCGGGAAAAACCGAAGTCTACCTCAACGTGATAGCCGAAGCGCTAGCCCGAGGCACCCAAGCACTGGTATTAGTACCCGAAATTGGGCTGACGCCACAAACCCTAGCGCGTTTTAGTGAACGCTTTAAGGTGCCCGTTTTTGCCATTCATTCAGGACTAAATGACAACGAACGCTTGAGTGCCTGGTTAAAGGCTAAGCGCGGTGAAGCCGGTATTATTATCGGCACTCGCTCGGCGGTGTTTACCCCGCTAGCTAAGCCGGGGGTAATTATCATCGATGAAGAACACGACAGCTCGTTTAAGCAACAAGATAGCTTTCGCTATCATGCTCGCGACTTAGCTATTGTGCGTGGCCGCATGGAAAAAATACCGGTGGTAATGGGCTCGGCAACCCCCTCCTTGGAAAGCCTACAAAATGCCCTAAGCGGGCGTTACGCTCACCTTAGCTTGAAGCAACGCGCAGGTAATGCGCTACAAGCCGAGCAACAACTCTTGGACATACGCCAACAGCCACTTAACTCCGGCCTATCTCCGGCACTGATTAAAGCAATGCGTCAGGAGCTAAAAGCCGGACGCCAAGTGATGCTGTTTTTGAACCGACGCGGTTACGCGCCCGCCTTGTTATGTCATGAATGTGGTCATGTTTGTGAATGCGAGCGCTGTGAAGCCTACTTCACCTATCACCAGCAGCCGCGCCATCTCGCTTGCCACCATTGCGGCAGCCAAAAAGCGGTGCCCCAGCAATGTAGCCAATGTGGCTCCACTAACCTGGTAACCACCGGTTTAGGCACCGAACAACTCGAAGAGGCCTTGCTGAGTATTTTCCCCGACTACCAAGTCGCTCGCATCGACCGCGATAGCACTAGACGCAAAGGCAGTTTAGAGCAGCTACTGGATGATATTCACCAACATCGCTACCAAATCTTGCTTGGCACCCAAATGCTCGCCAAGGGCCATCACTTTCCTAATGTCACCTTGGTAGCACTGCTGGACATCGACCATGCGCTATTTTGCTCAGATTTTCGCGCCCCCGAACGCTTAGCTCAGCTTTATGTGCAAGTGGCCGGACGCGCAGGGCGCGCCAACTTACTCGGCAAGGTGATCTTGCAATCTCATCACCCCGAACATGAGTTATTACAGGACTTAATTAACAATGGTTATCAGCATTTCGCTCGCTTTGCTCTGAACGAGCGCAGGGACACCGAACTCCCACCGTTTAGTTTTCAGGCGCTATTTCGCTTTGAAAGTGTCGATGGCAACGCGGTACAAGAGCTTAGCCAGCAAGTCTATCAACTGGCTCAGCCGCTACAACAAGCAGGCACTTGGGTGTTTCCACCCAGCCCAGCGCCGCAGGCTCGCAGAGCAGGGAAATTCCGCATGCAATTGCTGATTCAAGCCGAGCAGCGCGCGCCGCTGCATCAGCTCGTGCATCAACTACTGCCCCAATTAGAAGCACAAAAGCTCAGTCGCAAGGTACGCTGGTCCTTAGATATCGATCCCTACGATATGCAATAA
- the rpmE gene encoding 50S ribosomal protein L31 yields the protein MKTDIHPTYEVLTATCSCGNVIETKSTRTGTMFLDVCDKCHPFYTGKQRNVDTGGRVDRFNKKFAVLGGKK from the coding sequence ATGAAAACTGATATCCACCCAACTTACGAAGTACTTACTGCTACTTGTTCTTGCGGTAACGTAATCGAAACTAAATCTACTCGCACTGGTACTATGTTCCTAGACGTATGTGACAAATGTCACCCGTTCTACACTGGTAAGCAACGTAACGTTGATACTGGTGGTCGTGTTGATCGTTTCAACAAAAAATTCGCTGTATTGGGCGGCAAAAAATAA
- a CDS encoding ABC transporter ATP-binding protein yields MIRCENLHVTFNQGLPTEKLALRGVDLSIEQGQFVTVIGSNGAGKSTLLNAIAGDIPSTAGKIFFDTRDVTRLPATARTKDIARVFQDPLAGTCGSLTVEENMALAYGRGSRGKLSSALNEKLRQLFREQLSRLNLGLENRLDAEMGLLSGGQRQSVSLLMSALQPSSILLLDEHTAALDPKTAALIMDISSQIISEKQLTVMMVTHSMRQALDYGDRTIMLHEGKIVFDLSGETRAQCEVKDLLDLFAKARNDQSELDDDKLLLDS; encoded by the coding sequence ATGATCCGCTGCGAAAATCTACATGTCACCTTTAATCAAGGCCTACCCACTGAAAAGTTAGCCCTGCGTGGCGTTGATCTGAGTATCGAACAAGGACAATTTGTTACGGTGATTGGCTCTAATGGTGCGGGGAAATCCACCCTGCTAAACGCGATCGCCGGTGACATTCCCTCTACTGCCGGGAAAATTTTCTTCGATACCCGTGATGTCACCCGCTTGCCAGCAACTGCGCGCACCAAAGACATCGCCCGAGTATTTCAAGACCCCTTAGCCGGCACCTGCGGCAGTTTAACCGTTGAAGAAAACATGGCTTTGGCCTATGGCCGAGGCAGCCGCGGCAAACTTAGTTCGGCCTTAAACGAGAAGCTTCGCCAACTATTTCGTGAGCAGCTCAGCCGACTCAACCTTGGTTTAGAAAACCGCTTAGATGCCGAGATGGGTTTACTGTCGGGTGGTCAGCGTCAATCGGTAAGCTTATTAATGTCGGCGCTGCAACCCAGTAGCATCTTGCTATTAGATGAGCATACCGCCGCACTTGATCCGAAAACCGCCGCCTTAATCATGGATATCTCCTCACAAATCATTAGTGAAAAACAACTCACTGTGATGATGGTGACCCACTCGATGCGCCAAGCGCTCGACTACGGAGATCGCACCATCATGCTTCACGAGGGTAAGATAGTCTTTGATTTAAGTGGCGAAACTCGCGCCCAATGCGAGGTAAAAGATCTACTCGATCTATTTGCTAAGGCACGTAACGATCAAAGCGAACTGGACGACGACAAACTGCTATTAGATAGCTAA